A genomic stretch from Megachile rotundata isolate GNS110a chromosome 1, iyMegRotu1, whole genome shotgun sequence includes:
- the GlyS gene encoding glycogen [starch] synthase, producing MSRERVSRRFYRMDSSNDLLEFMDRGYTAQHENRWNFEVAWEAANKVGGIYTVIRSKAFVSTEEMGDQYCLIGPYKETSARTEVEEADFPNNNPLHIAVQVLRDQGFKVVTGTWLVDGNPQIILFDIGSAAWKLDEYKQELWNTCNLGIPHLDIEANDAVILGYLVCQFITEFRKAAEGYSDVPPRVVVHCHEWQAGVGLIALKTRHVDVATVFTTHATLLGRYLCAGKIDFYNNLDQFNVDEEAGKRQIYHRYCMERAATHLADIFTTVSDITGFEAEHLLKRKPDIITPNGLNVKKFAAIHEFQNLHAVSKEKIHEFVRGHFYGHYDFDLDKTLYFFIAGRYEFGNKGADIFIEALARLNHYLKSSRPDITVVAFLIFPARTNNFNVESLRGHAVTKSLRDTINDIQQKIGKRMYELCLSGRMPDAQDLLQKEDTIKIKRCLYALQRNGLPPITTHNVIDDWNDPVLNAIRRCNLFNTVHDRVKIVFHPEFLSSTNPLFGLDYEEFVRGCHLGVFPSYYEPWGYTPAECTVMGIPSITTNLSGFGCFMQEHIADPMSYGIYIVDRRFIGLESTVQQLAHYMFDFARLSRRQRIIQRNRTERLSDLLDWRNLGIYYRQARMKALIAVYPELASEYAEGGVGRFSYPRPISEPPSPSSSRHTTPAASVHGSDDEDEDEVDDEKELEELRQTNGR from the exons ATGTCAAGGGAACGTGTATCTAGAAGATTTTATCGTATGGACAGCAGTAATGATTTACTTGAATTTATGGATCGTGGATACACTGCACAACATGAAAATCGATGGAATTTTGAAGTTGCATGGGAAGCTGCGAACAAAG TTGGTGGTATATACACGGTAATACGTTCAAAAGCTTTTGTGTCAACGGAGGAAATGGGAGATCAATATTGTCTTATTGGTCCATATAAGGAAACTTCAGCTAGAACTGAAGTGGAGGAAGCAGACTTTCCAAATAATAATCCATTGCATATAGCTGTTCAAGTTTTACGTGACCAAGGATTTAAA GTGGTAACAGGGACATGGCTAGTCGATGGAAATCCACAAATAATTCTCTTCGATATTGGAAGTGCAGCTTGGAAATTGGATGAATACAAACAGGAATTGTGGAACACATGTAATCTTGGAATACCTCATCTTGATATAGAAGCAAACGATGCAGTTATCCTTGGCTATCttgtttgtcaatttatcactgAATTTAg aaaagcTGCAGAGGGATATTCAGATGTTCCACCTCGTGTAGTGGTACACTGTCATGAATGGCAAGCAGGTGTAGGCTTAATTGCATTAAAAACTAGGCACGTGGACGTAGCTACAGTTTTTACTACGCACGCTACTCTTCTTGGAAGATATCTTTGTGCAGGAAAGATTGACTTTTACAATAATTTAGATCAA TTTAATGTTGATGAAGAGGCAGGCAAACGCCAGATTTACCACAGGTATTGCATGGAACGAGCAGCCACGCACCTAGCAGATATATTTACGACCGTTTCAGATATAACAGGTTTCGAAGCCGAACATTTGTTGAAACGAAAGCCAGACATAATTACACCAAATGGTCTAAATGTAAAGAAATTTGCGGCGATacacgaatttcaaaatttgcatgcTGTCAGTAAAGAAAAAATACACGAATTTGTTAGGGGACATTTTTATGG ACATTATGATTTCGACTTGGATAAAACTTTATACTTTTTTATTGCTGGACGATATGAATTTGGAAACAAGGGCGCCGATATATTTATCGAGGCTTTAGCCAGACTAAATCACTATTTAAAATCATCTAGACCCGACATAACTGTAGTCGCTTTCCTTATTTTTCCAGCGCGTACTAATAATTTTAACGTAGAATCGTTACGAGGTCATGCT GTTACCAAATCATTGAGAGACACAATCAATGACATACAACAGAAAATAGGAAAACGTATGTACGAATTATGTCTTTCTGGTCGCATGCCCGATGCTCAAGATCTTTTACAGAAAGAAGACACTATTAAGATTAAACG GTGTTTATACGCTTTACAAAGAAACGGATTACccccaattaccacgcataACGTGATTGACGATTGGAACGACCCGGTCTTAAATGCTATCAGAAGATGCAATCTTTTCAATACAGTTCATGATCGGGTCAAG ataGTGTTTCATCCAGAATTTTTATCATCGACAAATCCATTATTTGGTCTCGACTATGAAGAATTCGTCAGAGGGTGTCACTTAGGAGTTTTCCCCTCATATTACGAACCTTGGGGATACACTCCAGCGGAATGTACTGTTATGGGTATTCCTAGTATAACTACGAATCTATCTGGTTTCGGATGCTTTATGCAGGAACATATAGCCGATCCCATGAGTTATGGTATTTATATCGTGGATAGAAGATTCATTGGCTTGGAGAGTACCGTTCAACAACTTGCCCATTACATGTTTGACTTTGCACGACTCAGTCGTCGGCAACGTATTATTCAAAGAAATCGTACTGAACGTCTTAGCGATCTTCTTGACTGGAGAAATCTTGGCATC TATTATCGTCAAGCCAGAATGAAAGCTTTGATAGCCGTTTATCCTGAACTAGCTTCTGAATACGCCGAAGGTGGAGTAGGTCGTTTTAGCTATCCCAGACCTATTAGCGAACCGCCATCACCCTCTTCTTCCAGACACACTACTCCGGCTGCTTCGGTTCATGGTTCTGATGACGAAGATGAAGACGAAGTTGACGACGAGAAAGAG CTAGAGGAGTTGCGGCAAACAAATGGTAGATAA
- the rept gene encoding ruvB-like helicase 2 rept isoform X2, translated as MAAAAAAKVQEVREITRIERIGAHSHIRGLGLDDSLEPRHVSQGMVGQLMARRAAGVVLEMIKDGKIAGRTILLAGQPGTGKTAIAMGMAQALGIDTPFTSMAGSEIYSLEMSKTEALTQAIRKSIGVRIKEETEIIEGEVVEIQVDRPATGVGAKVGKLTLKTTEMETIYDLGNKMIDSLMKEKVQAGDVITIDKATGKINRLGRSFTRARDYDATGSQTRFVQCPEGELQKRKEVVHTVTLHEVDVINSRTHGFLALFSGDTGEIKSEVRDQINAKVAEWREEGKAEIVPGVLFIDEVHMLDIECFSFLNRALENEMAPVVIMATNRGITRIRGTNYKSPHGIPIDLLDRMIIVPTSPYQEKELKEILKIRCEEEDCEMADDALTVLTRIALETSLRYAIQLITTASLVSRRRKSTEVNIDDVKRVYSLFLDENRSTQFLKEYQDDFLFNEMHEPMEIS; from the exons ATGGCG GCTGCAGCAGCTGCAAAGGTTCAAGAAGTCCGCGAAATTACCAGGATAGAAAGAATTGGAGCACATTCCCATATTAGAGGTTTAGGTTTAGACGACAGTTTGGAACCTCGACat GTATCACAAGGAATGGTTGGTCAGCTTATGGCACGTAGAGCTGCTGGTGttgtattagaaatgattaaagatGGTAAAATAGCAGGGCGTACTATACTACTAGCAGGGCAACCTGGTACTGGAAAGACTGCCATTGCAATGGGAATGGCACAAGCTTTAGGAATAGATACTCCGTTTACTTCAATGGCAGGTTCAGAAATATATTCTTTAGAGATGAGTAAAACCGAAGCCCTGACTCAAGCTATTAGAAAATCTATCGGTGTTCGAATTAAGGAAGAAACAGAAATTATAGAAGGTGAAGTAGTTGAAATTCAAGTGGATAGGCCAGCTACAGGTGTTGGTGCCAAAGTTGGTAAACTAACGCTGAAAACAACAGAAATGGAAACAATCTATGATTTAGGaaataaaatgatcgatagtctAATGAAGGAAAAG GTACAAGCAGGCGACGTAATAACAATCGACAAAGCCACAGGAAAGATTAATAGACTTGGTCGATCATTCACCAGAGCTCGTGATTACGATGCAACTGGGTCACAAACTCGTTTTGTACAATGTCCAGAGGGTGAATTGCAAAAACGCAAAGAAGTTGTCCATACAGTAACGTTGCACGAAGTTGATGTTATAAATAGTAGGACACATGGATTTTTGGCGTTATTCTCTGGTGATACTGGAGAAATAAAGTCAGAAGTACGAGATCAAATAAACGCGAAAGTCGCCGAATGGCGAGAAGAGGGAAAGGCTGAAATAGTTCCAGGTGTCTTATTCATTGACGAGGTTCATATGCTCGACATCGAATGCTTTTCATTCCTCAACCGGGCGCTCGAAAATGAAATGGCCCCTGTTGTAATTATGGCTACAAATAGAG GTATTACAAGAATCAGGGGAACAAATTACAAAAGTCCTCATGGGATTCCTATAGACTTGTTAGATCGAATGATTATCGTTCCTACAAGTCCGTACCAAGAAAAAGAATTgaaggaaattttgaagataAGGTGTGAAGAAGAGGATTGCGAGATGGCAGACGATGCTTTAACAGTTCTTACCAGAATAGCGTTAGAAACGTCATTAAGATACGCTATTCAATTAATTACAACTGCTTCTCTTGTCAGTAGGCGAAGAAAAAGTACCGAA gTAAATATCGATGACGTTAAGCGTGTTTATTCGCTGTTTCTTGATGAAAATAGATCGACACAGTTTCTCAAAGAATACCAAGATGATTTCCTATTCAATGAAATGC ACGAACCTATGGAAATATCAtaa
- the rept gene encoding ruvB-like helicase 2 rept isoform X1, which translates to MAAAAAAKVQEVREITRIERIGAHSHIRGLGLDDSLEPRHVSQGMVGQLMARRAAGVVLEMIKDGKIAGRTILLAGQPGTGKTAIAMGMAQALGIDTPFTSMAGSEIYSLEMSKTEALTQAIRKSIGVRIKEETEIIEGEVVEIQVDRPATGVGAKVGKLTLKTTEMETIYDLGNKMIDSLMKEKVQAGDVITIDKATGKINRLGRSFTRARDYDATGSQTRFVQCPEGELQKRKEVVHTVTLHEVDVINSRTHGFLALFSGDTGEIKSEVRDQINAKVAEWREEGKAEIVPGVLFIDEVHMLDIECFSFLNRALENEMAPVVIMATNRGITRIRGTNYKSPHGIPIDLLDRMIIVPTSPYQEKELKEILKIRCEEEDCEMADDALTVLTRIALETSLRYAIQLITTASLVSRRRKSTEVNIDDVKRVYSLFLDENRSTQFLKEYQDDFLFNEMQDEPMEIS; encoded by the exons ATGGCG GCTGCAGCAGCTGCAAAGGTTCAAGAAGTCCGCGAAATTACCAGGATAGAAAGAATTGGAGCACATTCCCATATTAGAGGTTTAGGTTTAGACGACAGTTTGGAACCTCGACat GTATCACAAGGAATGGTTGGTCAGCTTATGGCACGTAGAGCTGCTGGTGttgtattagaaatgattaaagatGGTAAAATAGCAGGGCGTACTATACTACTAGCAGGGCAACCTGGTACTGGAAAGACTGCCATTGCAATGGGAATGGCACAAGCTTTAGGAATAGATACTCCGTTTACTTCAATGGCAGGTTCAGAAATATATTCTTTAGAGATGAGTAAAACCGAAGCCCTGACTCAAGCTATTAGAAAATCTATCGGTGTTCGAATTAAGGAAGAAACAGAAATTATAGAAGGTGAAGTAGTTGAAATTCAAGTGGATAGGCCAGCTACAGGTGTTGGTGCCAAAGTTGGTAAACTAACGCTGAAAACAACAGAAATGGAAACAATCTATGATTTAGGaaataaaatgatcgatagtctAATGAAGGAAAAG GTACAAGCAGGCGACGTAATAACAATCGACAAAGCCACAGGAAAGATTAATAGACTTGGTCGATCATTCACCAGAGCTCGTGATTACGATGCAACTGGGTCACAAACTCGTTTTGTACAATGTCCAGAGGGTGAATTGCAAAAACGCAAAGAAGTTGTCCATACAGTAACGTTGCACGAAGTTGATGTTATAAATAGTAGGACACATGGATTTTTGGCGTTATTCTCTGGTGATACTGGAGAAATAAAGTCAGAAGTACGAGATCAAATAAACGCGAAAGTCGCCGAATGGCGAGAAGAGGGAAAGGCTGAAATAGTTCCAGGTGTCTTATTCATTGACGAGGTTCATATGCTCGACATCGAATGCTTTTCATTCCTCAACCGGGCGCTCGAAAATGAAATGGCCCCTGTTGTAATTATGGCTACAAATAGAG GTATTACAAGAATCAGGGGAACAAATTACAAAAGTCCTCATGGGATTCCTATAGACTTGTTAGATCGAATGATTATCGTTCCTACAAGTCCGTACCAAGAAAAAGAATTgaaggaaattttgaagataAGGTGTGAAGAAGAGGATTGCGAGATGGCAGACGATGCTTTAACAGTTCTTACCAGAATAGCGTTAGAAACGTCATTAAGATACGCTATTCAATTAATTACAACTGCTTCTCTTGTCAGTAGGCGAAGAAAAAGTACCGAA gTAAATATCGATGACGTTAAGCGTGTTTATTCGCTGTTTCTTGATGAAAATAGATCGACACAGTTTCTCAAAGAATACCAAGATGATTTCCTATTCAATGAAATGC AAGACGAACCTATGGAAATATCAtaa
- the LOC100884056 gene encoding uncharacterized protein LOC100884056 encodes MSTVLRILFVCFLAVIAMTHAKPTIYKRNQDNVFEPVMVPVSSTVIPLPVYKVEYGLGFISKDKKAQSSFKPEGGLKLITIKKNQEKKNMR; translated from the exons ATGTCAACAGTTTTGAGAATTCTTTTCGTCTGTTTTCTTGCGGTGATCGCGATGACACACGCGAAACCCACAATTTACAAAAGAAATCAGGACAACGTTTTCGAACCGG TGATGGTACCAGTTTCATCCACGGTAATCCCTCTTCCGGTTTATAAGGTTGAATACGGTTTGGGATTCATATCGAAGGATAAAAAGGCCCAGTCATCGTTCAAGCCAGAGGGTGGACTAAAACTTATAACGA ttAAGAAGAATCAAGAGAAAAAGAACATGAGGTAA